In Gemmata obscuriglobus, a single genomic region encodes these proteins:
- a CDS encoding glycosyltransferase, which produces MARFLFGPSDDPIFFDRYLHTPVGSGAWAVFSARAANWNEVEARAGQLPEAVLVWPERASVPAWVWAAPVPVVVLARDTRLFWSGLRHLLPLADLVLTDAHSADRLRRAGIGPVRAANLFGLDRHFRAEIEAPEAERDIDVLIVGRRESAARDAWPPDFGRLATLGERVRVQVTAAEPGAEYRARLRRSKLVVVSEVLGSYDPRALEAAAAGAVVLQRARGDHARSSLEPETECVTYTEADLEAVVGRLLTDEGGRRTIAAAARDRVRPLAFDALVEAAVAAGAAGWDEVRDRAARRFRSATQLSLSGRVWQQAASDGPDSDPVLEADLTAAADHHALGVLARPDAGAELHLAVAAGTGNRVSAVGRALALVALGRAEEAVNVARAAVDELKARPALTVAEADCVPYSGPFDWVRVGWNRAGYDHPDDAEAERQEKARLLRGRALELIAELTSGVSDHEAAAACCPEQPHLQAALGLALLRTGRAADAVERLRVAVEADPFDAASATHLVEALAVLGRTAEAACVRHGQALLANATGLTGEPLVPLETSRPAAEQLHPPPAPAPLEGGRSPFVRLTADTFTARFGSVEVAEPPGALVPPADVRVVLALVAHFAPRRVLAIGTAAGRLSADVTAIAPPDAAVYVLGAPAGDPLGPVARARNRIGTAQGMRFVGATNDHFEVGNLAPLDLAIVGTGSTPTPGRSHAVGAYNALRPGGCLIWPDPPELFDGEWAAWAGGFPEPVYGVTGTRVAFLIKGEGVGATAGTDSGRVAVAWDGELDAVHSLARVNRAVCAELVARGHAVGLARPLGGTAVPLPPELAALAQRAPNRAVHVRHRWPPDFSAPVGSEPLVLMQPWEFGRLPRAWVRPIVEGVDEVWAYSRAVLRAFVASGVPEERVALVPPGVDPERFRPGLAPLSLRTAKRVKLLFVGGTIPRKGFDALLAAYQRAFTAADDVCLVVKEMGAGTFYRGQTAEALVRAAQATPGGPEVLYLTGELADVDVPRLFAACDVLTHPYRGEGFGLPVLEAMACGLPVVVTAGGPTDEFVPPAAGWRVPARVRYFEREEVGGWPTAGFPWWLEPDPGALVAVLREAVSDAAARAARGAAGRRAALGWSWARTAAAVEDRVRVLGARTPVRFRNPVPSPGANPPRAEPPAAVPAVPAVAGRPRVSLTMIVRNEAHNLGACLEGVRDLVDEAVVIDTGSADRTVEVAKSFGCVIGTFPWADSFAAARNAALDAATGDYAFWMDADDRLDGAGREKLRALLQQLPAGNAAFVLRCLCVPDGLGSGGTAVDHVRLFRRHPAHRWTYRVHEQILPALRATGADVRWADVTVRHVGYVDPAVRRRKLDRDLRLLGLDEAERPGDPFTLFNLGCVLHERGDVVAAARALERSLAASHPRDSIVRKAFALLARCRRASGDRAGAVAACRRGREHYPADAELLFLAAGYAREAGNPGGAEHLYRELIGGSEGPHFASVDTGLRTVHGRHNLAVLLLEHGRAGEAEELWRAALAQDPQFAPALLGLGETAIKAGDGAAVARQAAALRSLGPAGAAEGAVLEARWKTARGDHAGAAAVLEAAVAEQPGARGPRVALVHARVAAGAAPAALEAALRGVLVVDPNNAEARRNLEALLSHGSASGPESNPAGLD; this is translated from the coding sequence ATGGCCCGGTTCCTGTTCGGCCCGAGTGACGACCCCATCTTTTTCGATCGGTACCTACACACGCCGGTCGGCAGCGGCGCGTGGGCCGTTTTTTCTGCTCGCGCCGCAAATTGGAACGAGGTCGAAGCGCGTGCCGGTCAGCTCCCTGAGGCGGTGCTTGTGTGGCCCGAACGTGCGAGCGTGCCCGCGTGGGTGTGGGCCGCGCCGGTCCCGGTGGTCGTCCTGGCCCGAGACACGCGCTTGTTCTGGAGCGGGTTACGGCACCTGCTGCCCCTGGCCGATCTGGTGCTTACAGACGCACATTCGGCGGACCGGTTGCGGCGGGCCGGAATCGGCCCCGTACGGGCCGCCAACCTGTTCGGCCTTGATCGGCACTTCCGGGCGGAAATTGAGGCCCCGGAGGCCGAGCGGGACATCGACGTTCTCATCGTCGGACGTCGGGAATCAGCCGCCCGAGATGCATGGCCTCCGGACTTCGGGCGACTGGCCACCTTAGGCGAGCGGGTCCGGGTGCAGGTCACCGCCGCAGAACCCGGAGCCGAGTACCGAGCGCGACTGCGGCGCAGCAAGCTCGTGGTTGTGAGTGAAGTTCTGGGCTCGTACGACCCGCGGGCGCTGGAGGCTGCGGCGGCCGGTGCGGTGGTGCTTCAGCGAGCCAGGGGCGACCACGCCCGGAGTTCACTCGAACCCGAGACCGAGTGCGTGACGTATACGGAAGCGGATCTCGAGGCGGTGGTCGGGAGGCTGTTGACCGATGAAGGGGGGCGGCGGACGATCGCCGCTGCCGCCCGGGACCGGGTACGGCCGCTCGCGTTCGACGCACTGGTGGAGGCCGCGGTCGCCGCCGGTGCGGCAGGGTGGGACGAGGTGCGTGACCGAGCCGCCCGACGGTTCCGGAGTGCGACGCAGCTGTCACTGTCCGGCCGCGTATGGCAACAGGCGGCGTCCGACGGACCGGACAGCGATCCGGTACTGGAGGCGGACCTGACGGCCGCAGCCGACCACCACGCCCTCGGGGTATTGGCGCGGCCGGATGCCGGCGCGGAACTGCACCTGGCGGTCGCGGCGGGTACCGGCAACCGCGTTTCGGCCGTCGGCCGCGCGCTCGCGCTGGTCGCCCTCGGGCGCGCCGAGGAGGCCGTGAATGTGGCCCGGGCGGCGGTCGACGAACTGAAGGCGCGTCCCGCGTTGACTGTGGCAGAGGCCGACTGCGTTCCGTACTCGGGACCGTTCGACTGGGTCCGTGTCGGGTGGAACCGGGCCGGGTACGACCACCCGGACGACGCGGAGGCTGAGCGACAGGAGAAGGCGCGGCTGTTACGCGGTCGGGCGCTCGAACTGATCGCCGAGCTGACCAGCGGTGTGTCGGATCACGAGGCCGCAGCCGCATGCTGCCCGGAACAGCCGCACCTGCAGGCAGCTCTGGGGCTTGCACTACTAAGGACCGGGCGGGCCGCCGATGCGGTCGAACGGCTCCGGGTTGCGGTCGAGGCCGATCCGTTCGACGCCGCCAGCGCGACGCACCTGGTCGAGGCGCTGGCGGTACTCGGCCGCACCGCCGAAGCCGCGTGCGTTCGCCACGGGCAGGCGCTCCTGGCGAACGCGACCGGGCTCACGGGGGAGCCCCTGGTGCCGCTCGAAACGTCCCGACCCGCGGCCGAACAGTTGCACCCGCCCCCGGCGCCCGCGCCGTTAGAGGGGGGGCGAAGCCCGTTCGTGCGCCTCACCGCGGACACGTTTACGGCCCGTTTCGGTAGCGTCGAGGTGGCCGAACCGCCGGGTGCCCTCGTTCCGCCAGCAGACGTGCGCGTCGTGCTCGCGCTGGTCGCCCACTTCGCTCCGCGCCGAGTGCTGGCGATTGGAACCGCGGCCGGGCGCCTGAGCGCCGACGTGACCGCGATCGCTCCGCCCGACGCGGCCGTCTACGTGCTGGGGGCACCGGCCGGCGACCCGCTCGGTCCGGTCGCCCGCGCACGGAACCGCATCGGCACCGCCCAGGGGATGCGGTTCGTCGGTGCCACCAATGATCACTTCGAAGTCGGGAACTTGGCCCCGCTCGATCTCGCGATCGTGGGGACCGGGAGCACCCCAACGCCCGGCCGGTCGCACGCGGTTGGCGCGTACAACGCACTGCGGCCCGGCGGGTGTCTGATCTGGCCCGACCCGCCGGAATTATTCGACGGCGAGTGGGCCGCGTGGGCGGGCGGGTTCCCGGAACCGGTCTACGGGGTCACGGGGACCCGGGTGGCGTTCCTGATCAAGGGCGAGGGGGTTGGGGCGACCGCCGGAACGGACAGCGGGCGGGTGGCCGTCGCCTGGGACGGGGAGCTGGACGCGGTTCACTCGCTGGCCCGTGTGAACCGGGCCGTGTGCGCCGAACTGGTGGCGCGGGGGCACGCGGTCGGGCTCGCGCGCCCGCTCGGGGGCACCGCGGTGCCGCTCCCGCCGGAGCTGGCGGCTCTCGCACAGCGGGCTCCGAACCGGGCGGTACACGTGCGGCACCGGTGGCCGCCGGACTTCTCCGCACCGGTCGGCAGCGAGCCGCTGGTGCTGATGCAGCCGTGGGAGTTCGGCCGGCTTCCCCGGGCCTGGGTCCGACCCATCGTCGAGGGCGTGGACGAGGTGTGGGCGTACTCACGGGCGGTGCTCCGGGCGTTTGTCGCGTCCGGGGTGCCCGAGGAGCGGGTCGCGCTGGTCCCGCCGGGCGTGGACCCGGAGCGATTCCGGCCCGGGCTCGCCCCGCTCTCGCTACGCACGGCCAAACGGGTGAAACTGCTGTTCGTGGGCGGCACCATCCCGCGCAAGGGGTTCGACGCGCTGCTCGCGGCGTACCAGAGGGCGTTCACCGCCGCCGACGACGTGTGCCTGGTGGTGAAGGAGATGGGCGCCGGCACTTTCTACCGGGGGCAGACCGCCGAGGCGCTGGTCCGGGCGGCCCAGGCGACTCCCGGCGGCCCTGAGGTACTATACCTGACCGGGGAGCTTGCGGACGTCGACGTGCCGCGACTGTTCGCCGCGTGCGACGTCCTGACGCACCCGTACCGGGGCGAGGGGTTCGGCCTCCCGGTCCTGGAGGCGATGGCGTGCGGGCTACCGGTCGTGGTCACCGCGGGCGGGCCGACCGACGAGTTCGTGCCCCCGGCGGCCGGGTGGCGCGTGCCCGCCCGGGTCCGGTACTTTGAGCGGGAGGAGGTCGGGGGGTGGCCTACGGCCGGGTTCCCGTGGTGGCTGGAACCGGACCCCGGCGCTCTGGTGGCCGTCCTGCGCGAGGCCGTTTCGGACGCCGCCGCGCGGGCGGCGCGGGGCGCGGCCGGTCGCCGCGCGGCGCTGGGATGGAGCTGGGCCCGGACGGCGGCCGCGGTCGAGGACCGCGTCCGGGTGCTGGGGGCGCGCACGCCGGTCCGGTTCCGGAACCCGGTCCCGTCCCCGGGGGCAAACCCGCCCCGTGCCGAGCCGCCGGCCGCGGTGCCCGCGGTCCCCGCAGTGGCCGGGCGGCCTCGCGTGTCGCTGACCATGATCGTGCGGAACGAGGCGCACAACCTGGGCGCGTGCCTTGAGGGCGTCCGGGACCTGGTCGACGAGGCCGTGGTGATCGACACCGGGTCCGCCGATCGGACGGTCGAGGTGGCGAAGTCGTTCGGGTGCGTGATCGGAACCTTCCCGTGGGCCGACAGCTTCGCGGCGGCGCGGAACGCGGCCCTGGATGCGGCCACCGGGGACTACGCGTTCTGGATGGACGCCGACGACCGGCTGGACGGCGCGGGCCGGGAGAAGCTCCGCGCTCTACTCCAGCAGCTGCCGGCCGGCAACGCGGCGTTCGTGCTGCGGTGCCTGTGCGTGCCCGACGGCCTCGGGAGCGGGGGCACCGCCGTGGACCACGTGCGGCTGTTCCGGCGGCACCCGGCGCACCGGTGGACGTACCGGGTGCACGAGCAGATCCTGCCGGCCCTGCGTGCCACCGGCGCCGACGTGCGGTGGGCGGACGTGACGGTGCGGCACGTCGGGTACGTGGACCCGGCGGTGCGGCGCCGGAAGCTGGACCGGGACCTGCGACTGCTGGGCCTGGACGAGGCCGAGCGCCCGGGCGACCCGTTCACCCTCTTTAACCTGGGGTGCGTCCTCCACGAGCGGGGCGACGTCGTGGCCGCGGCGCGGGCGCTCGAGCGGAGCCTGGCCGCGTCGCACCCGCGGGACTCGATCGTTCGGAAGGCGTTCGCCCTGCTGGCCCGGTGCCGCCGCGCGAGCGGCGACCGGGCCGGGGCCGTCGCCGCGTGTCGCCGCGGGCGCGAGCACTACCCGGCCGACGCCGAGCTCCTGTTCCTTGCCGCCGGGTACGCGCGCGAGGCCGGCAACCCCGGCGGCGCCGAGCACCTGTACCGGGAGCTGATCGGCGGTTCCGAGGGGCCGCACTTCGCGAGCGTGGACACCGGCCTGCGGACGGTCCACGGGAGGCACAATTTGGCGGTGCTGCTGTTGGAGCACGGACGCGCGGGTGAGGCCGAGGAGCTGTGGCGGGCGGCGCTGGCCCAGGACCCGCAATTCGCCCCCGCTCTGCTGGGGCTGGGTGAGACCGCGATCAAGGCCGGGGACGGCGCGGCGGTGGCACGCCAGGCGGCCGCGCTCCGGAGCCTGGGTCCGGCCGGGGCGGCCGAAGGGGCCGTGCTGGAGGCCCGGTGGAAGACGGCGCGGGGGGACCACGCGGGGGCGGCCGCGGTGCTCGAAGCGGCCGTCGCAGAGCAGCCGGGGGCACGGGGGCCGCGGGTGGCGCTCGTCCACGCGCGGGTGGCGGCCGGCGCGGCGCCCGCGGCGCTCGAGGCGGCGCTCCGTGGAGTACTCGTCGTGGACCCGAACAACGCGGAGGCGCGGCGCAACCTCGAGGCGCTCTTGTCCCACGGGTCCGCGAGCGGGCCTGAAAGTAATCCCGCAGGCCTCGACTGA
- a CDS encoding TIGR03032 family protein — MTEPTADAPSRIECRVDDGFAGWLAGANGSLAVTTYQAGKVVLVGWDGRRVTVLARDFPKPMGLAVDGPRLLLATRHEVVLLADAPALAADFKPDEPGRYDALYLPRTRYCTGDLNVHDVAVGADGPWVTATRFSCLARLSHAFSFVPAWRPPFVSDTVPEDRCHLNGLALVDGRPRYVTCLGTTDAAGAWRGKKADGGVLVDVADGSVRLRGLSMPHSPRWHNGALWLLDSGRGALLRADPERGTREAVCGLSGYLRGLSLVGPYALVGLCQIREKHIFGGLPVQQTHPALLCGVAVVDTRTGARVGLLEFTAGCTEVFEVAWLPGVRRPMLLNPAHPAQTDAFTAPAFSYWLRPANALPEPPAVP; from the coding sequence GTGACCGAGCCGACCGCCGATGCCCCGAGCCGGATCGAGTGCCGCGTGGACGACGGGTTCGCCGGCTGGCTGGCGGGGGCGAACGGGAGCCTCGCGGTGACCACGTACCAGGCGGGCAAGGTGGTGCTCGTCGGCTGGGACGGGCGCCGGGTGACGGTGCTGGCCCGCGACTTCCCCAAGCCGATGGGGCTGGCGGTCGACGGCCCGCGGCTGCTCCTGGCGACCCGGCACGAGGTGGTCCTCCTGGCCGACGCCCCGGCCCTGGCCGCGGACTTCAAGCCGGACGAGCCCGGGCGGTACGACGCGCTGTACCTGCCGCGCACCCGGTACTGCACCGGCGACCTGAACGTGCACGACGTGGCGGTCGGGGCGGACGGCCCGTGGGTCACCGCCACTCGGTTCTCGTGCCTGGCCCGGCTGAGCCACGCGTTCAGCTTCGTGCCGGCGTGGCGCCCGCCGTTCGTGTCGGACACGGTGCCCGAGGACCGGTGCCACCTGAACGGCCTGGCGCTGGTGGACGGGCGGCCGCGGTACGTGACCTGCCTGGGCACCACCGACGCCGCCGGGGCGTGGCGCGGGAAGAAGGCGGACGGCGGGGTGCTGGTGGACGTGGCCGACGGCAGCGTGCGGCTCCGCGGGCTGTCGATGCCGCACTCGCCGCGGTGGCACAACGGCGCGCTGTGGCTGCTCGACTCGGGCCGGGGCGCGCTGCTGCGTGCGGACCCGGAGCGGGGCACGCGCGAGGCGGTGTGCGGGCTGTCCGGATACCTGCGCGGGCTGTCGCTGGTGGGGCCGTACGCGCTGGTCGGCCTGTGCCAGATCCGCGAGAAGCACATCTTCGGCGGGCTCCCGGTGCAGCAGACGCACCCGGCGCTGCTGTGCGGGGTCGCGGTGGTGGACACGCGGACCGGAGCGCGGGTCGGGTTGCTCGAGTTCACGGCCGGGTGCACCGAGGTGTTCGAGGTCGCGTGGCTGCCCGGGGTGCGGCGGCCGATGCTCCTGAACCCCGCTCACCCGGCTCAGACCGACGCGTTCACCGCCCCGGCCTTCAGCTACTGGCTCCGACCCGCGAACGCGCTGCCGGAGCCACCGGCAGTGCCTTGA